In Candidatus Poribacteria bacterium, a genomic segment contains:
- a CDS encoding response regulator, translating into MALNILVVDDSSVMRSIIIKTLHLCGLPLGEIYQAVNGLEGLQALEENWIDLALVDINMPVMDGEEMIEKIRRKPDIADLPIIVISTESSRKRVEALRRKCDGFVHKPFTPEELRKAIMKVIGGLNEGEGGGYTLQVNGPDF; encoded by the coding sequence ATGGCTCTTAATATCTTGGTGGTGGATGACAGCTCAGTGATGAGATCTATAATCATAAAAACCTTACATCTTTGTGGCTTGCCGCTGGGTGAAATATATCAAGCTGTTAACGGGTTGGAAGGACTGCAAGCCCTGGAGGAAAATTGGATTGATCTGGCTCTAGTCGATATAAATATGCCTGTTATGGATGGGGAAGAGATGATAGAAAAGATACGTCGGAAACCTGATATAGCAGATCTGCCGATTATCGTCATCTCCACTGAGAGCAGTCGAAAGCGGGTGGAAGCATTAAGGCGAAAATGTGATGGGTTCGTTCATAAACCGTTTACACCCGAGGAACTCAGAAAGGCTATCATGAAAGTTATAGGGGGACTAAATGAAGGAGAAGGTGGAGGATATACTTTACAGGTCAACGGTCCGGATTTTTGA
- a CDS encoding chemotaxis response regulator protein-glutamate methylesterase: MIRVLVVDDSAVIRKILSNELSRYDDIKVIGTAIDPYVARDKIVRLHPDVVTLDIEMPRMDGLSFLAKLMKYHPVPVVIVSSLAPRNSETALKALELGAIDVVAKPGSVYSVPDISRLVNAIRAAASAKLPKQIAQTSRYPVKIDLPREIQTTHKVIAIGASTGGTKAIEVVLKDFPRSAPGTVIVQHMPEYFTASFAQRLNRICQIEVREARDGDSVVPGVALIAPGGKHMVLKRSGAKYLVRIKDGPPVHYQKPSVEVLFQSVAMNAGRNAIGVLLTGMGADGAKGLLAMRQSGAYTIAQDEESCVVFGMPKEAIKLGAADEILPLQNITRRIFEVLLNNQS, from the coding sequence ATGATCCGTGTGCTGGTGGTGGATGACTCAGCGGTCATCCGTAAGATATTAAGCAATGAGCTATCAAGGTATGACGATATCAAGGTGATCGGCACGGCCATCGATCCCTATGTGGCCCGTGATAAAATCGTCAGGTTGCATCCCGACGTCGTTACACTCGATATTGAGATGCCCAGAATGGATGGACTCTCCTTCCTAGCTAAGCTGATGAAATACCATCCCGTTCCCGTTGTGATCGTTAGCTCTCTCGCTCCAAGGAATAGCGAAACCGCTTTAAAAGCCCTTGAACTGGGAGCCATAGATGTCGTAGCAAAACCGGGATCGGTATACTCCGTTCCCGATATCTCCAGGCTGGTCAACGCCATTCGCGCGGCCGCTTCAGCCAAATTACCGAAGCAGATCGCCCAGACATCGAGATATCCCGTGAAGATAGACCTGCCCCGTGAAATTCAGACCACTCATAAGGTGATCGCCATAGGGGCATCAACGGGCGGTACAAAAGCTATAGAGGTGGTGCTCAAGGACTTCCCCCGATCTGCTCCGGGGACGGTGATCGTCCAGCATATGCCCGAGTATTTCACTGCTAGCTTCGCACAAAGGCTCAATCGAATCTGCCAGATAGAGGTGAGGGAAGCCCGTGATGGCGATAGCGTGGTGCCTGGGGTGGCTTTGATAGCTCCAGGGGGTAAACATATGGTTTTGAAACGCAGCGGGGCGAAATACCTGGTTCGAATAAAGGACGGTCCTCCGGTTCATTATCAGAAACCCAGTGTGGAAGTGCTGTTTCAATCCGTCGCTATGAACGCGGGAAGAAATGCCATCGGGGTATTGCTAACAGGGATGGGGGCTGATGGGGCGAAAGGGTTATTGGCGATGCGCCAAAGCGGAGCATATACCATCGCTCAAGATGAGGAGAGCTGTGTCGTGTTTGGCATGCCGAAGGAGGCGATAAAACTCGGCGCCGCCGATGAGATACTGCCGTTACAGAATATCACCCGGAGGATCTTTGAGGTTCTTCTCAACAATCAATCATAA
- a CDS encoding chemotaxis protein CheD yields MKHIVGVADMKISDRRGDILITYALGSCLGIAIYDPEACVGGLLHVMLPLSTIDPEKATRNPFMFVDTGVPKLFIECYKAGAKKERLQVKVAGGASSKTEGEDLFQIGRRNFIILRKLLWRNGVLLSSYDVGGTLSRTMSLEIGTGRVTVKADGITRVL; encoded by the coding sequence TTGAAACATATCGTAGGGGTGGCTGATATGAAGATATCGGATAGGAGAGGTGACATATTGATAACTTATGCCCTTGGAAGCTGCTTAGGGATCGCTATATACGACCCTGAAGCGTGTGTGGGAGGGTTGTTACATGTCATGTTGCCTCTCTCCACCATCGATCCGGAGAAAGCAACTAGAAATCCGTTTATGTTCGTGGATACCGGCGTGCCCAAGCTATTTATAGAATGCTATAAGGCCGGCGCTAAAAAGGAAAGACTGCAGGTTAAGGTAGCAGGAGGGGCCTCCTCCAAAACTGAGGGCGAGGATCTTTTCCAAATCGGGAGAAGGAATTTCATAATACTCAGGAAGCTGTTATGGAGAAACGGTGTGCTGCTCAGCTCCTATGATGTGGGAGGAACCCTCTCTAGAACCATGTCCCTCGAGATAGGAACTGGAAGGGTTACGGTGAAGGCCGATGGCATCACAAGGGTACTGTAA
- a CDS encoding chemotaxis protein CheX gives MRAEYINPFVAALENFCEMMLGCKVERGKLKLANSALEIEHPDVDQAFAKYDITALIGLSGKARGTVALLFPAKTALMITRRFLETDKIFKIDDTVIDAVAEMVNIVAGSAKRQLSDELGLIKLSLPTVVRGRNFEIKYPTGSVWLQIPFNSTLGPFFMQVSFEKIDE, from the coding sequence ATGAGGGCAGAATATATAAATCCGTTCGTCGCCGCTTTGGAGAACTTCTGCGAGATGATGCTTGGCTGTAAGGTGGAGAGGGGAAAACTAAAGCTGGCAAACTCCGCCTTGGAGATTGAACATCCCGATGTGGATCAGGCTTTCGCGAAGTATGACATCACCGCCTTGATAGGGCTGTCGGGAAAAGCACGGGGAACAGTAGCTCTGTTGTTTCCCGCCAAGACAGCCCTGATGATAACAAGGCGATTTCTGGAAACGGACAAGATATTCAAGATAGATGACACCGTCATAGATGCCGTCGCTGAGATGGTCAATATAGTTGCGGGCAGCGCAAAAAGACAACTATCCGATGAGCTTGGACTGATCAAGCTCAGCTTGCCGACGGTGGTCCGAGGACGGAACTTCGAGATCAAGTATCCAACGGGTTCCGTCTGGCTTCAGATCCCTTTTAACTCAACCTTAGGCCCTTTCTTCATGCAGGTATCATTTGAGAAGATAGATGAATAA
- a CDS encoding protein-glutamate O-methyltransferase: MFNQEYDLNLSDEHFRKISHLAYQLTGIRLHDKKDLVKSRLMKRIRALGLRGFSEYMEYLESDLLQRELPIMLDVLTTNKTNFFREPKHFEFLRQRVIPEMEKLKRMRIWSAGCSSGEEPFSIAITLIEGISDISRWDIKILATDISLRMLAIAREASYELLKLENIPHEIISKYFSRSKGESGICYKVKDEIRSMVRFARLNLMESWPMKGPFDVIFCRNVMIYFDDPTRERLVNRFWRLLRPGGYLFVGHSESLTSLEHPFQYVQPAVYRKI, from the coding sequence ATGTTCAATCAGGAGTATGATCTAAATCTGAGCGATGAGCACTTCAGAAAGATAAGCCACCTGGCATATCAGCTGACAGGCATCCGGCTACACGATAAAAAGGATCTGGTCAAATCCCGTCTGATGAAAAGAATAAGAGCTCTCGGTTTGAGAGGCTTCTCCGAGTATATGGAGTACCTTGAAAGCGACCTCCTCCAAAGAGAGTTGCCGATCATGCTCGACGTGCTGACCACAAATAAGACGAACTTCTTCCGTGAACCCAAACATTTCGAATTTCTCCGTCAGAGGGTAATACCGGAGATGGAGAAACTCAAGAGAATGCGGATTTGGAGCGCGGGGTGTTCCTCAGGCGAGGAGCCCTTTTCCATCGCCATTACGCTTATAGAGGGTATATCAGACATCAGCAGGTGGGATATCAAAATATTGGCGACGGATATCTCGCTCAGAATGCTAGCCATAGCGCGCGAAGCCTCTTATGAGTTGTTGAAATTGGAGAATATTCCCCATGAGATCATCAGTAAATATTTCTCGCGCTCCAAGGGGGAATCGGGAATTTGCTATAAGGTAAAGGATGAGATCAGATCGATGGTTCGATTCGCGCGGTTGAATCTGATGGAGAGCTGGCCCATGAAAGGGCCCTTTGATGTGATCTTCTGTCGTAACGTCATGATTTATTTCGATGATCCCACACGTGAAAGGCTGGTCAACCGCTTTTGGAGATTGCTGAGACCGGGTGGATATCTCTTCGTGGGTCACTCGGAAAGCTTAACTTCTCTGGAGCATCCATTCCAATACGTTCAACCTGCCGTCTATCGAAAGATATGA
- a CDS encoding response regulator, which yields MKILIVDDSTTMRRIIKNLLIKSGYSDILEAGDGREALEVLEGNTDVGLILTDWNMPRMTGIDFVKKVRGDERFGRVPIIMVTTNTSKMEIIQAIGAGVNNYIAKPFTPGTIKDKIEQTLKQMAS from the coding sequence ATGAAAATCCTAATCGTTGATGATTCAACGACCATGCGCCGGATAATTAAGAACCTGCTCATCAAGTCAGGATATAGCGATATCCTGGAAGCTGGGGATGGGCGGGAAGCTTTAGAGGTTCTAGAGGGCAACACCGACGTGGGATTGATTCTCACGGATTGGAACATGCCCAGAATGACAGGTATCGATTTTGTCAAGAAAGTGAGAGGAGATGAGCGCTTCGGCAGAGTGCCTATAATTATGGTGACCACCAATACGTCAAAGATGGAGATAATCCAAGCTATCGGAGCAGGGGTTAATAATTATATCGCCAAACCATTTACCCCTGGAACTATCAAGGATAAGATCGAGCAAACTCTGAAGCAGATGGCGAGTTGA
- a CDS encoding chemotaxis protein CheX gives MKEKVEDILYRSTVRIFEDIAFMLPSMELNEQQMGASVEVAVAVDFCGPFNGKLVVRISNSLLPILAANMLGEGEPPCRSEQLDALREVANIICGNLLPALTGTKEVFRLSAPSLISSREPLDHPNDIPVAEARIGIDEGRVEVVLFIEDKEVDR, from the coding sequence ATGAAGGAGAAGGTGGAGGATATACTTTACAGGTCAACGGTCCGGATTTTTGAGGACATCGCTTTTATGCTGCCTAGCATGGAGCTTAATGAGCAGCAGATGGGAGCTTCTGTGGAAGTTGCCGTCGCTGTAGATTTCTGCGGGCCGTTCAACGGCAAACTGGTGGTGCGTATCAGCAACAGCCTACTGCCTATCCTCGCCGCTAATATGCTTGGTGAGGGGGAACCGCCGTGTAGGAGCGAGCAGCTGGATGCCTTACGGGAGGTAGCAAATATTATATGCGGCAATTTGCTACCAGCTCTTACGGGAACTAAGGAGGTATTTCGCCTTAGCGCTCCATCCTTGATCTCTTCAAGGGAACCTCTCGATCACCCAAACGATATTCCTGTGGCGGAGGCGAGGATAGGAATAGATGAAGGGAGAGTTGAGGTGGTGCTGTTCATAGAAGATAAGGAGGTAGACCGATGA
- a CDS encoding PAS domain-containing protein: protein VATPMFVVDENLIVRSISDVALKTLGYNRGEVVGKMTCAELCRTPLCGTANCAVKRCMRTGETIIGETEAQTRDGRRIPIEACCSAIFDDKGKPIGGMEVILDRTDQEIAMEEINRLSAVAEAGQLGERADPEKASTEGFKRLFQGINDMLDAILEPINEAVAVIDKLAVFDLDARVEGEYKGDHARLKNSLNAAMENLQEFVQESVGVMNRLAAFDLTARIEGDYKGGPAQIKDSFNAAMENLGEFVHQVAIAAEQIASAAEQTSSGSQSLSQNSSEQASSVEEVTSSLQELSSMVAQNADSVKEGKSVADTANSSIRKGIEYMNQLTDAVDKIKSSSEKTSKIIKTIDEIAFQTNLLALNAAVEAARAGEAGKGFAVVAEEVRNLAMRSAEAAKETASLIEESNSSVEYCADTNQKVTEIFGEITKNVDKLTQMMNEIAAASEEQKQGVEQINTAMDQINQAVQQNAANAEESASSAEELASQAEELRSMIANFKLSENGNGKQQVSPAVAATKYTKHTIEIQPRKKAIEVESGDGDGDKPKSELKPQEIIPFEDDDMETLRDF, encoded by the coding sequence GTCGCTACTCCCATGTTTGTGGTCGATGAGAATCTCATCGTCAGGAGCATAAGCGACGTTGCCCTGAAAACCCTGGGATACAATCGAGGTGAGGTCGTCGGCAAAATGACGTGCGCTGAGCTGTGCAGAACTCCCTTGTGTGGTACAGCTAACTGCGCTGTCAAAAGATGCATGCGCACCGGTGAAACCATCATCGGGGAAACCGAGGCTCAAACGCGGGATGGGAGGAGGATTCCCATCGAAGCCTGCTGCAGCGCTATCTTCGACGATAAGGGCAAGCCGATAGGCGGGATGGAGGTGATACTCGATCGCACGGACCAGGAGATCGCCATGGAGGAGATCAACCGGCTGAGCGCTGTAGCGGAAGCTGGACAGCTAGGCGAGCGTGCAGATCCCGAGAAGGCCTCCACGGAGGGTTTCAAGAGGCTCTTCCAGGGCATCAACGATATGCTGGATGCCATATTGGAACCGATCAACGAAGCGGTCGCTGTCATCGATAAACTGGCCGTATTCGACCTGGACGCTCGAGTAGAGGGGGAGTATAAGGGAGATCACGCCAGGCTCAAAAATTCCCTCAACGCGGCGATGGAGAATCTTCAGGAGTTCGTTCAGGAGTCCGTTGGAGTTATGAATAGGCTCGCGGCGTTTGACCTGACCGCTCGAATAGAGGGGGATTACAAGGGAGGACCGGCTCAGATCAAGGATTCCTTCAACGCGGCGATGGAAAATCTGGGGGAGTTCGTACACCAAGTCGCCATAGCGGCCGAGCAGATCGCTTCCGCGGCGGAACAGACCAGTTCCGGCAGTCAATCCCTATCTCAGAATTCCTCCGAGCAGGCGAGCTCCGTAGAGGAGGTAACCAGCAGCCTGCAGGAATTATCCTCCATGGTGGCTCAAAACGCCGATAGCGTTAAAGAAGGCAAAAGCGTGGCTGACACCGCCAATAGTAGCATCAGAAAAGGAATCGAATATATGAACCAACTCACCGATGCTGTGGATAAGATCAAATCCTCATCAGAAAAAACCTCCAAGATCATCAAGACGATAGATGAGATCGCGTTCCAGACCAATCTGTTGGCCTTGAACGCTGCCGTTGAGGCGGCACGGGCTGGAGAAGCAGGCAAGGGATTTGCCGTCGTGGCGGAGGAAGTGAGAAACCTCGCCATGCGAAGTGCTGAGGCCGCTAAGGAAACGGCGTCGCTGATAGAGGAATCAAATAGCAGCGTTGAGTATTGTGCTGATACCAACCAGAAGGTTACCGAGATCTTCGGTGAGATAACCAAAAATGTGGATAAACTGACTCAGATGATGAATGAAATCGCCGCCGCTTCAGAGGAACAAAAGCAGGGTGTTGAGCAGATAAATACGGCAATGGATCAGATAAATCAGGCTGTGCAGCAGAACGCGGCAAATGCCGAAGAATCGGCAAGTTCAGCAGAGGAACTGGCCAGTCAAGCTGAGGAGCTGAGAAGCATGATCGCTAACTTCAAACTGAGCGAGAACGGAAATGGCAAACAGCAGGTGAGTCCGGCAGTGGCAGCCACCAAATATACCAAACATACGATTGAAATCCAACCTAGAAAAAAGGCCATCGAAGTGGAATCTGGCGATGGTGATGGCGATAAACCCAAGTCAGAGCTTAAGCCCCAAGAGATTATCCCGTTTGAGGATGATGATATGGAAACCCTAAGGGATTTCTGA